From Anopheles arabiensis isolate DONGOLA chromosome 3, AaraD3, whole genome shotgun sequence, a single genomic window includes:
- the LOC120901078 gene encoding uncharacterized protein LOC120901078, whose translation MNGLVIGTRFYWVAPRAIIADAPARAFIKGVKGHNANSGCQKCTIVGVLDGHRMYFTYDAERQPRNHSDFCDGKYPTHVNKRTPLTRLLGCDIVADFVAEDMHLLYKGVEAKLIDLWIKGFPGLPCYLPRRQQRQVSEHLRLLKLPTDYQRKLRDLRYVQLWKASEYSMFLLVAGFVVLEGRLDDAAYQHFMLLTMAVTFMTTTYHRAKWALADSFLHRFVAAYGDLYSPVLMNSNVHNLLHVYEDVRRFEGLKTISAFIFEAFLHDLKKLVHSGRHSLVQVVHRLLDLQHVIVAKRQQNKPVDEPSVRTVGVETITTVREGFTLRQNFRDQWCMSNSGEVVRYETATKSGNAITVQGYGFLRQVPAFTEPCLSTEANIYSASMDDLNKRTLKHYPSSTLLCKLAAVQTARAGVYTFVPLTHTYVNET comes from the exons ATGAACGGCCTGGTAATTGGAACCCGCTTTTACTGGGTAGCCCCGCGTGCTATCATAGCAGATGCTCCAGCACGTGCATTCATAAAAG GTGTTAAAGGGCATAATGCAAACAGCGGGTGCCAAAAGTGCACGATCGTAGGGGTGTTGGACGGGCACCGGATGTATTTCACGTATGATGCGGAACGCCAGCCACGAAACCACAGCGACTTTTGCGATGGCAAATATCCGACACACGTCAACAAACGCACCCCCCTTACCAGACTATTAGGTTGTGATATTGTGGCCGATTTTGTGGCCGAAGATATGCACCTACTGTACAAGGGCGTGGAGGCCAAGTTGATCGATTTGTGGATAAAAGGCTTCCCTGGCCTGCCGTGTTACTTGCCACGCCGGCAACAACGTCAAGTGTCGGAGCACTTGCGCCTGTTAAAGCTCCCTACAGATTATCAACGCAAGCTGCGCGATCTGCGATACGTCCAACTCTGGAAAGCTTCCGAGTATAGTATGTTTCTGCTGGTTGCCGGTTTCGTGGTTCTAGAGGGTAGACTTGACGATGCAGCGTACCAACACTTCATGTTGTTGACGATGGCTGTAACATTCATGACCACCACCTACCACCGCGCAAAATGGGCACTGGCTGACTCATTTCTGCATAGGTTTGTGGCAGCCTATGGAGATTTGTACAGCCCAGTGCTTATGAATAGCAACGTGCATAACCTGCTGCACGTTTACGAGGACGTGCGCAGGTTTGAGGGTTTAAAAACCATATCGGCCTTCATTTTTGAGGCATTTTTGCACGACCTCAAAAAGTTGGTACATTCCGGGAGGCACAGCCTAGTCCAAGTGGTCCATCGTTTGCTGGACCTGCAACATGTCATTGTTGCCAAGcgtcagcaaaacaaaccggtCGACGAACCATCGGTGCGCACGGTTGGTGTTGAAACCATAACGACCGTACGGGAGGGCTTCACGCTGCGGCAAAATTTCCGCGATCAGTGGTGTATGTCCAACTCGGGTGAGGTGGTCCGGTACGAAACGGCCACAAAATCGGGCAACGCAATTACAGTGCAGGGGTATGGTTTCTTGAGGCAGGTGCCAGCATTTACAGAACCGTGCCTCTCGACGGAGGCGAATATTTACTCGGCCAGCATGGACGACTTAAACAAACGTACCCTTAAACACTACCCCAGCAGTACCTTGCTGTGCAAGTTAGCTGCAGTGCAGACAGCGCGAGCCGGGGTATACACATTTGTACCATTGACACACACTTATGTAAATGAAacctaa
- the LOC120901079 gene encoding uncharacterized protein LOC120901079, which produces MERNPDKKSGLVYHAAERACKRRFEEVEREFRRARQPELPTVETQADDAEPSYMEPVPSCFTDDAAPLSDSEEDSMADASSGAESDIEDIQVEVQTPDQPYEDLSCEEV; this is translated from the exons ATGGAACGTAATCCAGATAAAAAGAGTGGCTTGGTGTACCATGCAGCTGAACGTGCGTGTAAGCGGCGTTTTGAGGAGGTGGAGAGGGAATTCCGTCGTGCCCGGCAACCGGAGCTGCCGACTGTGG AAACCCAAGCCGATGATGCTGAGCCATCGTACATGGAGCCCGTTCCGAGCTGTTTTACAGACGATGCTGCTCCGCTTAGCGACAGCGAGGAGGACAGCATGGCCGACGCAAGCAGCGGGGCAGAAAGTGACATCGAAGACATCCAGGTCGAGGTGCAAACGCCGGACCAACCGTACGAAGACCTTTCGTGCGAGGAAG TTTGA